A genomic stretch from Ktedonobacterales bacterium includes:
- the yqeC gene encoding selenium cofactor biosynthesis protein YqeC encodes MLSELLPLKPGMIVALIGAGGKTTTMFRLAAEQAARGLRVITTTTTYIFPPGAEQTGTLVLETDRAALLAGVAAALARQLHITAATAATPEGKLRGVPPEWVADLLSLPKVDFVLVEADGAKGRMLKAPAEHEPAIPSTVHLVLLLASAEALGMPLSDAIAHRLDRVEAITSLKAGEILTPQALARLAAHQEGLLKGVPQGVPAVLALTHVDERNLDSAEKTARHALASGRLAGVLLCSLEWAQFRKNGA; translated from the coding sequence ATGCTGAGTGAACTGCTTCCACTGAAGCCTGGGATGATCGTTGCGCTGATCGGGGCTGGCGGCAAAACAACCACTATGTTTCGGCTGGCAGCAGAGCAGGCGGCTCGCGGCCTGCGGGTCATCACCACCACCACCACCTATATCTTCCCGCCGGGCGCAGAGCAGACGGGAACGCTCGTGCTGGAGACAGACCGCGCAGCCTTACTGGCGGGAGTCGCCGCTGCGCTGGCGAGGCAGCTTCACATCACAGCAGCCACAGCGGCTACCCCTGAAGGCAAACTGCGCGGCGTGCCGCCAGAGTGGGTAGCTGATCTGCTCAGCCTTCCAAAAGTGGACTTCGTGCTGGTAGAGGCCGATGGCGCAAAGGGGCGCATGCTGAAAGCTCCGGCGGAGCATGAGCCAGCGATTCCCTCCACAGTACATCTCGTCTTATTGCTGGCGAGCGCCGAGGCGCTGGGGATGCCGCTGAGCGACGCTATCGCGCATCGGCTGGACCGTGTAGAAGCTATCACGAGCTTGAAGGCTGGCGAAATCTTGACACCCCAGGCGCTTGCCAGATTGGCAGCACACCAGGAAGGGTTATTGAAAGGCGTACCACAGGGGGTACCCGCCGTCCTGGCGCTGACACACGTAGATGAGCGCAACCTGGACAGCGCAGAGAAGACCGCCCGGCATGCCCTCGCCTCCGGGCGTCTGGCTGGCGTATTACTTTGCTCATTGGAGTGGGCGCAATTCAGGAAGAACGGGGCATAG
- a CDS encoding GAF domain-containing protein encodes MNASAPTMKDSNQEGARFGYDPAGPRPTRPIYRAAHHTQSVSDLAETLKQIMVNALALLGARHCWITGVDLASNQLISIAALSQDAPESSRVRAPMQQRVAGWVTANRAPALINDVSSDPRCQGSGAPVRGSMLCVPLLSGEQLLGAITVSSPSPRMFNQQALRMLQALADQAILAISRARQAEASHRQAQQLAAFLDVARAMTSMMGTPQILRAIVAMLRRLVPCDEAVIFGYVEEAQELRAVARLGAHDTQLEKLRIPASDKQSVAAWVAQKRRPILHAPGGRVFVGRVTEELLGEDDLALLGVPLLSRDQLRGVVILARSTPFDTSELRAMLNMSNIVAVAMDYQLSGAMPRSS; translated from the coding sequence ATGAACGCTTCAGCGCCGACAATGAAGGACAGCAACCAGGAAGGCGCTCGCTTTGGGTATGATCCGGCTGGCCCCAGGCCCACCAGACCGATTTATCGCGCTGCCCATCATACCCAGTCGGTGAGCGATCTGGCTGAAACGCTCAAACAGATCATGGTAAACGCGCTGGCGTTGCTGGGAGCGCGCCATTGTTGGATTACGGGGGTAGACCTTGCCAGCAATCAGCTTATCTCGATAGCCGCTCTTTCTCAAGATGCTCCCGAATCAAGCCGCGTCCGCGCGCCTATGCAACAACGTGTCGCGGGTTGGGTGACGGCCAACCGTGCCCCCGCCCTGATTAACGATGTTTCGAGCGATCCGCGCTGCCAGGGGTCTGGCGCCCCTGTGCGCGGCTCGATGCTGTGTGTACCCCTGCTTTCGGGCGAGCAATTGCTTGGCGCGATTACCGTCTCAAGCCCGTCTCCCAGGATGTTCAACCAGCAGGCGCTCAGGATGCTTCAGGCGCTGGCCGACCAGGCTATTCTGGCAATTTCCAGAGCGCGCCAGGCAGAAGCGTCACACCGACAGGCGCAGCAACTGGCCGCGTTTCTGGATGTGGCGCGGGCTATGACGAGTATGATGGGGACGCCGCAGATTTTGCGGGCGATTGTCGCCATGCTCCGCCGCTTAGTGCCTTGTGATGAGGCGGTCATTTTTGGCTATGTAGAGGAGGCGCAGGAGCTAAGGGCGGTGGCCCGGCTGGGCGCGCACGATACTCAACTTGAGAAACTGCGCATTCCGGCCAGCGATAAGCAATCGGTTGCCGCCTGGGTCGCCCAAAAGCGCCGCCCCATCTTACACGCGCCAGGGGGGCGAGTCTTTGTTGGGCGCGTCACAGAAGAACTGCTTGGGGAAGATGACCTGGCGCTGCTCGGTGTTCCGCTGCTTTCAAGGGACCAGCTTCGTGGAGTGGTTATCCTGGCGCGTTCTACGCCCTTCGATACCAGCGAATTGCGCGCCATGCTCAACATGAGCAATATCGTGGCGGTGGCAATGGATTATCAACTCTCAGGAGCTATGCCCCGTTCTTCCTGA
- a CDS encoding XdhC family protein, translated as MRAFFQELAESLEKGETVALATIVKRRGSVPREVGAKMIVHPGGAITGTVGGGCGEAEIWRSALLAIESGRPQSVYVDLTEEIALSSQGVCGGTYEVFVQPWSNSPRLAPLDLPMGQYARAAEEALAANQAAVLVTVIHATGAWHQRLGAQVLVREDSAVTGTLDLEPALEPTIREAALAAIRASEPGVVEYAGSEGSIAEVFFDPFLPRPDLLIVGAGHIAVPLARLAASLDFEVTVIDDRASFANKDRFPQASQIFVGGAEPTLRGLRITPRSHLVLVTRAHSHDVEALRAVIDSEAAYIGMIGSQRRIWAVYKLLHDEGVSAEKLARVRAPIGLDLGGSTPAEIALCIMAEIVMLRRAGSGVPLSDRLRERYLARLAKLDAAEAVSDDTFSHE; from the coding sequence ATGCGCGCCTTCTTTCAAGAATTAGCTGAATCGCTGGAAAAAGGGGAGACGGTTGCGCTGGCGACCATCGTCAAGCGGCGTGGTTCTGTGCCACGCGAAGTGGGCGCGAAGATGATCGTACATCCTGGCGGCGCGATTACGGGTACGGTTGGCGGCGGCTGCGGCGAGGCTGAAATCTGGCGCAGCGCGCTCCTGGCGATTGAGAGCGGACGCCCACAGTCGGTCTATGTCGATCTGACGGAAGAGATTGCGCTGAGCAGCCAGGGCGTCTGTGGCGGCACATACGAGGTGTTTGTACAGCCCTGGTCAAATAGCCCGCGCCTGGCGCCGCTCGACCTGCCAATGGGCCAGTATGCTCGCGCGGCTGAGGAGGCGCTGGCGGCAAATCAGGCTGCTGTGCTGGTCACGGTGATTCATGCTACCGGAGCCTGGCATCAGCGGTTGGGCGCTCAGGTGTTGGTGCGCGAAGACAGCGCGGTTACTGGTACGCTTGACCTGGAGCCTGCTCTTGAGCCGACCATCCGCGAGGCCGCGCTTGCCGCGATACGCGCGAGCGAGCCGGGCGTTGTAGAGTATGCTGGCTCTGAGGGCAGCATAGCAGAAGTGTTCTTCGACCCCTTCTTGCCGCGCCCTGACCTGCTTATTGTTGGCGCGGGGCATATCGCCGTTCCGCTGGCGCGACTTGCCGCTTCGCTTGATTTTGAGGTGACGGTGATTGATGACCGGGCCTCGTTTGCGAACAAAGATCGTTTTCCCCAGGCCAGCCAGATTTTCGTTGGCGGCGCCGAGCCAACGCTGCGGGGGTTGCGCATCACGCCGCGCAGCCATCTGGTGCTGGTGACTCGCGCTCACAGCCACGACGTAGAGGCGCTGCGGGCAGTGATTGATTCCGAAGCGGCCTATATCGGGATGATTGGCAGCCAGCGCCGTATCTGGGCGGTCTATAAGTTGCTGCATGATGAGGGCGTGTCAGCCGAGAAGTTGGCCCGCGTGCGCGCGCCCATTGGCCTCGACCTGGGCGGCAGCACCCCGGCGGAGATTGCCCTCTGTATTATGGCGGAGATCGTGATGCTGCGCCGGGCTGGCAGCGGCGTGCCGCTCTCTGATCGGCTGCGCGAGCGTTATCTGGCGCGTCTGGCAAAGCTGGATGCCGCCGAGGCTGTTTCAGACGATACCTTCAGCCACGAGTGA